From Streptomyces zhihengii, the proteins below share one genomic window:
- a CDS encoding helix-turn-helix domain-containing protein — MAHALSLDPSASPLDYYGYELRRQREAHGLKQSQLGDIIFCTGSLVGQIETTKRVPTRDFSERVDAALGTDGMFSRLVGLVLRSQLPHWFQPYAEMEATAAYISTYQAQLVYGLLQTEAYARAVLATGMPDDLEGLLAARMERQRILEREQPPLACVVLDEAVLHRPIGGRGVMREQLARLLEFSAHRWMRIQVLPYTAGEHPALAGAFTLLRFDDHADIFYTEDMIAGHMTANPETFKEASLHYAHLQASALSVRDSAALIARVLEEHYGEQDAVA; from the coding sequence ATGGCCCACGCCCTGTCACTCGACCCGAGCGCGTCCCCGCTCGACTACTACGGCTACGAGCTGCGCCGCCAGCGGGAGGCCCACGGCCTCAAGCAGAGCCAGCTCGGCGACATCATCTTCTGCACCGGGTCGCTCGTCGGCCAGATCGAGACGACGAAACGCGTCCCCACCCGCGACTTCTCCGAACGCGTGGACGCCGCGCTCGGCACCGACGGGATGTTCTCCCGTCTCGTCGGGCTGGTGCTGCGCAGCCAGCTCCCGCACTGGTTCCAGCCGTACGCGGAGATGGAGGCGACGGCGGCGTACATCTCCACCTACCAGGCGCAGTTGGTGTACGGGCTGCTCCAGACGGAGGCGTACGCGCGGGCCGTGCTGGCGACGGGCATGCCGGACGACCTGGAGGGTCTGCTCGCGGCCCGGATGGAGCGCCAGCGCATCCTGGAACGGGAGCAGCCGCCGCTGGCGTGCGTGGTCCTGGACGAGGCGGTGCTCCACCGGCCGATCGGCGGGCGTGGAGTGATGCGCGAACAGCTCGCCCGGCTGCTGGAGTTCAGCGCTCACCGCTGGATGCGCATCCAGGTGCTGCCCTACACGGCAGGTGAACATCCAGCGTTGGCAGGGGCGTTCACCCTGTTGCGGTTCGACGACCATGCGGACATCTTCTACACCGAGGACATGATCGCCGGTCATATGACGGCCAACCCGGAGACCTTCAAGGAAGCCAGCCTCCATTACGCTCACTTGCAGGCGTCAGCCCTGTCCGTCAGGGATTCGGCGGCGCTGATCGCCCGCGTATTGGAGGAGCACTATGGAGAACAGGACGCAGTGGCGTAA
- a CDS encoding ketoacyl-ACP synthase III, producing the protein MSKIKPSKGAPYARIMGVGGYRPVRVVPNEVILEKIDSSDEWIRSRSGIATRHWASPEETVTAMSVEASGKALADAGIAAEQIGAVIVSTVSHFKQTPAVATEIADKVGAGKPAAFDISAGCAGFGYGLTLAKGMIVEGSAEYVLVIGVERLSDLTDLEDRATAFLFGDGAGAVVVGPSDEPHIGPTVWGSEGDKSETIKQTVPWNDFHVGDVSKLPLNEAGEVKFPAITQEGQAVFRWAVFEMAKVAQQALDAAGIAPADLDVFIPHQANMRIIDSMVKTLKLPEHVTVARDVETTGNTSAASIPLAMERLLATGQAKSGDTALVIGFGAGLVYAATVVTLP; encoded by the coding sequence ATGTCGAAGATCAAGCCCAGCAAGGGCGCCCCGTACGCGCGCATCATGGGTGTCGGCGGCTACCGCCCCGTCCGTGTGGTGCCCAACGAGGTGATCCTCGAGAAGATCGACTCCTCCGACGAGTGGATCCGCTCGCGCTCCGGCATCGCCACCCGTCACTGGGCCTCCCCCGAGGAGACCGTGACCGCGATGTCGGTCGAGGCGTCGGGCAAGGCGCTCGCCGACGCGGGCATCGCCGCCGAGCAGATCGGCGCCGTGATCGTCTCGACGGTGTCCCACTTCAAGCAGACCCCCGCCGTCGCCACCGAGATCGCCGACAAGGTGGGCGCGGGCAAGCCCGCCGCCTTCGACATCTCGGCCGGCTGCGCGGGCTTCGGCTACGGCCTGACCCTCGCCAAGGGCATGATCGTCGAGGGCTCCGCCGAGTACGTCCTCGTCATCGGCGTCGAGCGGCTCAGCGACCTGACCGACCTGGAGGACCGTGCCACGGCCTTCCTGTTCGGCGACGGCGCGGGCGCGGTCGTGGTCGGCCCCTCGGACGAGCCGCACATCGGCCCCACGGTGTGGGGTTCGGAGGGCGACAAGTCCGAGACCATCAAGCAGACCGTCCCGTGGAACGACTTCCACGTGGGCGACGTCTCCAAGCTGCCGCTGAACGAGGCGGGCGAGGTCAAGTTCCCCGCCATCACGCAGGAGGGCCAGGCGGTCTTCCGCTGGGCCGTCTTCGAGATGGCGAAGGTCGCCCAGCAGGCGCTCGACGCGGCCGGCATCGCGCCGGCCGACCTGGACGTCTTCATCCCGCACCAGGCCAACATGCGGATCATCGACTCGATGGTGAAGACACTGAAGCTGCCGGAGCACGTCACGGTCGCCCGTGACGTCGAGACAACCGGCAACACCTCCGCCGCCTCGATCCCGCTCGCCATGGAGCGGCTCCTGGCGACCGGACAGGCGAAGAGCGGCGACACCGCGCTCGTCATCGGCTTCGGGGCGGGTCTCGTCTACGCCGCGACGGTCGTTACCCTCCCCTAG
- a CDS encoding hyaluronoglucosaminidase → MAVSRRLFLGGFTAGAVSVTAGAATPAAAAGGPTTTFDGPVVAESYRADSTVNAGFFKTTSTTAHALTVYQAGTSGGGVALNIVSDNPATSAVYLKGREKEHGTLKITHIGHGDGSDHKASGLSIDLRTPGTAAQGIYVTNGDGVPTAGNLICLRNNGRDDFVVKGSGRVGIGMGIGANPWSQLHVVQQAGTDSALMAEGVVRVVDTAAVPMTVDSRGGGALYAEGGALKWRGSDGTVTEIAPA, encoded by the coding sequence ATGGCGGTGTCACGGAGACTGTTCCTGGGAGGCTTCACGGCCGGGGCGGTGAGCGTCACGGCGGGTGCCGCGACTCCCGCCGCGGCGGCGGGAGGGCCGACGACCACGTTCGACGGGCCGGTGGTGGCGGAGTCGTACCGCGCCGACTCCACGGTCAACGCGGGCTTCTTCAAGACGACGTCGACGACCGCGCACGCGCTCACGGTCTACCAGGCGGGCACGTCCGGCGGCGGGGTCGCGCTGAACATCGTCTCGGACAACCCCGCCACCTCGGCGGTGTATCTGAAGGGCCGCGAGAAGGAGCACGGCACCCTGAAGATCACGCACATCGGCCACGGCGACGGGTCGGACCACAAGGCGTCCGGCCTCTCGATCGACCTGCGCACGCCCGGCACCGCCGCGCAGGGCATCTACGTGACCAACGGGGACGGGGTCCCGACCGCCGGCAACCTGATCTGCCTGCGCAACAACGGGCGGGACGACTTCGTCGTCAAGGGCAGCGGGCGGGTCGGCATCGGCATGGGCATCGGCGCCAACCCCTGGTCCCAGCTGCACGTCGTGCAGCAGGCGGGCACCGACTCCGCGCTGATGGCCGAGGGCGTGGTGCGGGTCGTCGACACGGCGGCCGTGCCCATGACCGTCGACTCGCGCGGGGGCGGCGCGCTCTACGCGGAGGGCGGCGCACTCAAGTGGCGCGGCTCCGACGGCACCGTCACCGAGATCGCCCCGGCCTGA
- a CDS encoding beta-ketoacyl-[acyl-carrier-protein] synthase family protein: protein MNSTNRTVVVTGIGATTPLGGDSASTWEGLLAGRSGVKALEGERYAELPVRIAATAAVDPGEVLPRPLARKLDRSAQFAVIAAREAWSDAGFTAPAGEDESVAPARLGTVIASGIGGVTTLLDQYDVLKDKGVRRVSPHTVPMLMPNGPSANVGLEVNAQAGVHTPVSACASGAEAIGYAVEMIRTGRADVVVAGGTEAAIHPLPIAAFANMMAMSKNNDEPLKASRPYDTGRDGFVLGEGAGVVILESAEHAAARGAKVYCEVLGQGLSADSHHIAQPEPTGRGIAAALRNLLETTDLKPSEVVHLNAHATSTPQGDVAEIKALRAVLGDDLDHVAVSATKSMTGHLLGGAGGIETVATVLALHTRTAPPTINIGELDEAVEADVVRDTPRALPEGTIAAINNSFGFGGHNVVLAFRTV, encoded by the coding sequence GTGAACTCGACCAATCGCACCGTGGTCGTCACCGGTATCGGCGCAACCACACCGCTGGGTGGCGACAGCGCATCGACGTGGGAAGGCCTGCTCGCCGGTCGTTCCGGCGTGAAGGCCCTGGAGGGCGAGCGCTACGCCGAACTCCCGGTCCGCATCGCGGCGACCGCCGCGGTCGACCCGGGCGAGGTCCTGCCGCGCCCGCTCGCCCGCAAGCTGGACCGCTCCGCGCAGTTCGCGGTCATCGCGGCCCGCGAGGCGTGGTCCGACGCCGGATTCACCGCCCCCGCGGGCGAGGACGAGTCCGTCGCGCCGGCCCGTCTCGGCACCGTCATCGCCTCCGGCATCGGTGGCGTAACGACTCTGCTCGACCAGTACGACGTCCTCAAGGACAAGGGCGTGCGCCGGGTCTCCCCGCACACCGTCCCCATGCTGATGCCCAACGGCCCCTCCGCCAACGTCGGCCTGGAGGTGAACGCCCAGGCGGGCGTCCACACCCCGGTGTCCGCGTGCGCGTCCGGCGCCGAGGCGATCGGCTACGCCGTCGAGATGATCCGCACCGGCCGTGCCGACGTGGTCGTCGCCGGCGGCACCGAGGCGGCGATCCACCCGCTGCCCATCGCGGCGTTCGCCAACATGATGGCGATGTCCAAGAACAACGACGAGCCGCTGAAGGCCTCCCGGCCCTACGACACCGGCCGCGACGGCTTCGTCCTCGGCGAGGGCGCGGGCGTCGTGATCCTGGAGTCGGCCGAGCACGCCGCCGCGCGCGGCGCCAAGGTCTACTGCGAGGTCCTCGGCCAGGGCCTGTCCGCCGACAGCCACCACATCGCGCAGCCCGAGCCGACCGGCCGCGGCATCGCGGCGGCCCTGCGCAACCTGCTGGAGACCACGGACCTCAAGCCGTCCGAGGTCGTCCACCTCAACGCGCACGCCACGTCGACGCCGCAGGGCGACGTCGCCGAGATCAAGGCCCTGCGCGCCGTCCTCGGCGACGACCTCGACCATGTCGCGGTCTCCGCCACCAAGTCGATGACGGGCCACCTGCTCGGCGGCGCCGGCGGCATCGAGACGGTCGCCACCGTCCTCGCGCTCCACACCCGCACCGCCCCGCCCACGATCAACATCGGCGAACTCGACGAGGCCGTCGAGGCGGACGTGGTCCGCGACACCCCGCGCGCGCTGCCCGAGGGCACGATCGCGGCGATCAACAACTCGTTCGGCTTCGGCGGCCACAACGTGGTCCTCGCCTTCCGCACGGTCTGA
- a CDS encoding acyl carrier protein encodes MAATQEEIVEGLAEIVNEIAGIPVEDVQLDKSFTDDLDVDSLSMVEVVVAAEERFDVKIPDEDVKNLKTVGDAADYILNHQVAK; translated from the coding sequence ATGGCCGCCACTCAGGAAGAGATCGTCGAAGGTCTCGCCGAGATCGTCAACGAGATCGCCGGCATCCCGGTCGAGGACGTCCAGCTGGACAAGTCCTTCACCGACGACCTGGACGTCGACTCGCTGTCCATGGTCGAGGTCGTCGTCGCCGCCGAAGAGCGCTTCGACGTCAAGATCCCGGACGAGGACGTCAAGAACCTGAAGACCGTCGGCGACGCCGCGGACTACATCCTCAACCACCAGGTCGCCAAGTAA
- a CDS encoding outer membrane protein assembly factor BamB family protein, whose protein sequence is MAGRSTLAKGLTALAVVLAVIGSVTAWILSYQGYLPGDAVVRSWAAPKDRAGDGRPNGTWIAGDVAVRSRYDAVTGFGIGEGQDGRKLWEFVPPGRTRICGSARHADASVLLVAYGQEGGATRGKGCAAVLALDTKDGRELWTAPRTVADGGPEQEEPFLDAGSGLAVIGHHSRSGGDRTSLRALDLRTGKPRWTAAIPDGCGPRTFSVGGEQVVAVLGCGAGKPGDDGFGETGELTAAAFDLGSGALKWNVPLDARRPVGLSAAADIVSADPPVLSVGRSGVSDEGVAFFSFGGDGKPRPVIESEGVGTSVPARAAVAGDRLYALEGFWQKGQRHRLAAFDLTTGEKVWRTTLDDPAAALSLRGDRITVLGEWTTQSTDITDLLAFDTADGEEVDFRSFRDEVPHDIGAVYQHHGRIIVAGSGGGSTFTAYERW, encoded by the coding sequence ATGGCGGGGAGAAGCACGCTCGCGAAGGGGCTGACGGCGCTCGCCGTCGTGCTGGCGGTGATCGGGTCGGTGACGGCCTGGATCCTGTCGTACCAGGGTTATCTGCCGGGCGACGCCGTGGTGCGGTCGTGGGCGGCGCCGAAGGACCGGGCCGGCGACGGGCGGCCCAACGGCACCTGGATCGCGGGCGACGTCGCCGTCCGCAGCCGGTACGACGCGGTCACCGGATTCGGCATCGGCGAGGGGCAGGACGGCAGGAAGCTCTGGGAGTTCGTGCCCCCGGGGCGCACCCGGATCTGCGGCAGCGCCCGGCACGCGGACGCGTCCGTGCTGCTCGTCGCCTACGGGCAGGAGGGCGGTGCGACGCGCGGGAAGGGCTGCGCGGCGGTCCTGGCGCTCGACACGAAGGACGGGCGCGAGCTGTGGACCGCGCCCCGGACGGTCGCCGACGGCGGGCCGGAGCAGGAGGAACCGTTCCTGGACGCGGGCAGCGGGCTCGCCGTGATCGGGCACCACTCCCGGTCCGGGGGCGACCGCACCTCGCTGCGCGCCCTCGACCTGCGCACCGGGAAGCCGCGCTGGACGGCGGCGATCCCGGACGGGTGCGGTCCGCGCACGTTCTCCGTCGGCGGGGAGCAGGTCGTCGCCGTCCTGGGGTGCGGCGCCGGGAAGCCCGGTGACGACGGCTTCGGCGAGACCGGCGAGCTGACGGCGGCCGCCTTCGACCTCGGCAGCGGCGCGCTGAAGTGGAACGTCCCCCTCGACGCCCGGCGCCCCGTGGGCCTGTCGGCCGCCGCGGACATCGTGTCGGCGGACCCGCCGGTGCTCTCCGTCGGGCGCAGCGGGGTGTCCGACGAGGGCGTCGCCTTCTTCTCCTTCGGCGGGGACGGGAAGCCGCGTCCCGTCATCGAGTCCGAGGGCGTCGGCACGAGCGTGCCCGCCCGGGCCGCGGTCGCCGGGGACCGGCTCTACGCCCTGGAGGGGTTCTGGCAGAAGGGGCAGCGGCACCGGCTCGCCGCCTTCGACCTGACGACCGGGGAGAAGGTGTGGCGGACGACCCTCGACGACCCGGCCGCCGCGCTCTCCCTGCGCGGCGACCGGATCACCGTACTGGGCGAATGGACCACCCAGAGCACCGACATCACCGACCTGCTGGCGTTCGACACCGCCGACGGCGAGGAGGTCGACTTCCGCAGCTTCCGCGACGAGGTGCCCCACGACATCGGCGCCGTGTACCAGCACCACGGGCGGATCATCGTCGCCGGATCGGGCGGCGGCAGCACCTTCACCGCCTACGAGCGCTGGTGA
- a CDS encoding L,D-transpeptidase family protein — translation MTVRRAQAGRIRVRAAAAAVLLAPLAACSTGSGGAGADDGKAGERAGDGRPATVTVTPNGRSVRAGQPVKVTASGGTIASVTVTDAKGGTLKGAVGKDGWQSERKAVPGTTYTVRTTTRTEGGTEKTTSTSFTTAPAEKVNKVDWRPGEAVTVGVAQPVSLVFDNPVTDKAGVEKQLKLTTSNDTEGSWGWMKDWSGRDRIDWRPKTYWEPGTEVTLRAQLDGTDSGKGGGFFVRDYTTKFTVGSRQIVRVDLDTHKLTLERDGRTVRTIPVSGGTPGGIKRSWGGTSVLMAKEGTINMNSETVGLADAYDKMVDYSMRLTWSGMYAHAAPWNNRYMGNANMSSGCIGMSDENAAWFYAQVRPGDPFEIKGKDTKGVPDPGNGFGEWNVSWEKWQDMSALA, via the coding sequence ATGACCGTGAGACGCGCACAGGCCGGCCGCATACGTGTCCGAGCCGCCGCTGCCGCCGTGCTGCTGGCCCCGCTCGCCGCCTGCTCCACGGGCTCGGGAGGGGCGGGCGCCGACGACGGCAAGGCGGGCGAGCGGGCCGGCGACGGCCGCCCGGCGACTGTGACCGTCACCCCGAACGGCCGCTCGGTGCGCGCCGGTCAGCCGGTGAAGGTGACGGCCTCCGGCGGCACGATCGCCTCGGTCACCGTCACCGACGCGAAGGGCGGGACGCTCAAGGGCGCCGTGGGCAAGGACGGCTGGCAGTCCGAGCGCAAGGCCGTCCCCGGCACCACGTACACCGTGAGGACCACCACCCGCACCGAGGGCGGCACCGAGAAGACCACGTCCACGTCGTTCACCACCGCCCCGGCCGAGAAGGTCAACAAGGTCGACTGGCGTCCCGGCGAGGCCGTCACCGTCGGCGTCGCGCAGCCCGTGTCCCTGGTCTTCGACAACCCGGTCACCGACAAGGCGGGTGTGGAGAAGCAGTTGAAGCTCACCACCTCCAACGACACCGAGGGGTCCTGGGGCTGGATGAAGGACTGGTCGGGCCGCGACCGGATCGACTGGCGCCCGAAGACGTACTGGGAGCCGGGCACCGAGGTCACCCTCCGGGCGCAGCTCGACGGCACCGACTCCGGCAAGGGCGGCGGCTTCTTCGTCCGCGACTACACGACGAAGTTCACCGTCGGCTCCCGCCAGATCGTCCGGGTCGACCTGGACACCCACAAGCTCACCCTGGAGCGCGACGGCCGCACGGTGCGGACCATCCCCGTCTCGGGCGGCACCCCCGGCGGCATCAAGCGCTCCTGGGGCGGCACCTCGGTCCTGATGGCGAAGGAGGGCACCATCAACATGAACTCCGAGACGGTGGGCCTCGCCGACGCCTACGACAAGATGGTCGACTACTCGATGCGGCTGACCTGGTCCGGGATGTACGCCCACGCGGCGCCCTGGAACAACAGGTACATGGGCAACGCCAACATGAGCTCGGGCTGCATCGGCATGAGCGACGAGAACGCCGCCTGGTTCTACGCCCAGGTCCGCCCGGGCGACCCGTTCGAGATCAAGGGCAAGGACACCAAGGGCGTCCCCGACCCGGGCAACGGCTTCGGCGAGTGGAACGTCTCCTGGGAGAAGTGGCAGGACATGAGTGCCCTGGCCTGA
- a CDS encoding DUF397 domain-containing protein, with amino-acid sequence MENRTQWRKSTYSGPSGGECVECTVTGGAAWRTSTYSGPTGGDCVEVADGCPAGAVPVRDSKRPDGPVVTVGAGAWRAFVDGLR; translated from the coding sequence ATGGAGAACAGGACGCAGTGGCGTAAGTCCACGTACAGCGGACCCAGTGGCGGGGAGTGCGTCGAGTGCACCGTCACCGGCGGCGCCGCCTGGCGCACCTCCACCTATAGCGGCCCCACCGGCGGCGACTGCGTCGAGGTCGCCGACGGCTGCCCCGCCGGCGCCGTCCCCGTGCGGGACAGCAAGCGCCCGGACGGCCCGGTGGTCACCGTCGGCGCCGGTGCCTGGCGGGCGTTCGTGGACGGGCTCCGCTAG
- a CDS encoding pirin family protein: MTSVHRSGDRYPGGDPAAGIESLHAFSFGSHYDPDNLRFGAMLACNEERLAPGAGFDEHPHSHTEIVTWVVEGELTHRDSAGHSTVVRPGDVQRLSAAGGVRHVERNDGDGPLVFVQMWLAPRDPGGAPAYEVVRGIADSTPYALPEAGALLHVRRLAAGERTAVPDAPHVHIHVVRGRALLDGEELAAGDAARITGARGQELAADGGPAEVLMWEMNG; the protein is encoded by the coding sequence GTGACCTCCGTGCACCGCTCCGGCGACCGCTACCCCGGAGGCGACCCGGCGGCCGGGATCGAGTCGCTGCACGCGTTCTCGTTCGGCAGCCACTACGACCCGGACAATCTCCGCTTCGGCGCGATGCTCGCCTGCAACGAGGAGCGCCTCGCGCCCGGCGCGGGCTTCGACGAGCACCCCCACAGCCACACCGAGATCGTCACCTGGGTCGTCGAGGGCGAGCTGACCCACCGGGACTCGGCCGGCCACTCCACCGTGGTGCGCCCCGGTGACGTCCAGCGGCTCAGCGCGGCCGGCGGCGTCCGCCATGTCGAGCGCAACGACGGCGACGGTCCGCTGGTGTTCGTGCAGATGTGGCTCGCCCCCAGGGACCCGGGCGGCGCGCCCGCGTACGAGGTCGTCCGGGGCATCGCGGACTCCACGCCGTACGCGCTTCCCGAGGCCGGGGCCCTGCTGCACGTCCGCCGCCTCGCCGCGGGGGAGCGGACGGCGGTGCCCGACGCCCCGCACGTCCACATCCATGTGGTGCGCGGCCGGGCCCTGCTGGACGGCGAGGAGCTGGCCGCCGGTGACGCGGCGCGGATCACCGGCGCGCGGGGGCAGGAGCTCGCCGCCGACGGCGGGCCGGCCGAGGTGCTGATGTGGGAGATGAACGGCTGA
- a CDS encoding PucR family transcriptional regulator gives MSEPPANASHPHSATLRRLEQSSGRLAANAIARMDESLPWYRAMPPENRSWIGLVAQAGIAAFTEWFRHPETPQAISTDVFGTAPRELTRAITLRQTVEMVRTTIEVMEAAIEEVAAPGDESVLREALLVYAREIAFATAQVYAQAAEARGAWDARLESLVVNAVLSGEADEGAVSRAAALGWNSPDHVCVILGTAPDGDSELTVEAIRRAARHAKLQVLTGVLGNRLVVIAGGNDNPLHVAKALIGPYAAGPVVAGPVVPDLLAATRSAQAAAAGLKACAAWQDAPRPVLADDLLPERAIASDPAAREQLVEEIYRPLEEAGSALLETLSVYLEQASSLEGAARMLFVHPNTVRYRLRRVTDVTGWSPSDVRSAFTLRIALILGRLADGDPQS, from the coding sequence GTGTCCGAACCTCCTGCGAACGCCTCCCATCCGCACTCCGCGACCCTCCGCCGCCTGGAGCAGTCGTCCGGCCGGCTCGCGGCCAACGCGATCGCCCGCATGGACGAGTCGCTGCCGTGGTACCGCGCCATGCCCCCGGAGAACCGGTCGTGGATCGGGCTGGTGGCCCAGGCCGGCATCGCCGCCTTCACGGAGTGGTTCCGGCACCCGGAGACTCCGCAGGCGATCTCCACCGACGTCTTCGGCACCGCCCCGCGCGAGCTGACCCGGGCGATCACCCTGCGCCAGACCGTGGAGATGGTGCGCACCACCATCGAGGTCATGGAGGCGGCGATCGAGGAGGTCGCCGCGCCCGGCGACGAGTCCGTGCTGCGCGAGGCGCTGCTGGTCTACGCGCGGGAGATCGCCTTCGCCACGGCGCAGGTGTACGCGCAGGCGGCGGAGGCCCGGGGCGCGTGGGACGCCCGCCTGGAGTCGCTGGTGGTGAACGCGGTGCTGTCGGGCGAGGCCGACGAGGGCGCCGTGTCCCGTGCCGCCGCCCTCGGCTGGAACTCCCCCGACCATGTGTGCGTGATCCTCGGCACCGCGCCCGACGGCGACAGCGAGCTGACCGTGGAGGCGATCCGCCGGGCCGCCCGGCACGCCAAGCTCCAGGTCCTCACCGGGGTCCTCGGCAACCGGCTGGTCGTCATCGCCGGCGGCAACGACAACCCCCTGCACGTCGCCAAGGCGCTGATCGGCCCCTACGCCGCCGGTCCCGTGGTCGCGGGCCCGGTCGTGCCGGACCTGCTGGCCGCGACCCGCTCCGCACAGGCCGCCGCGGCGGGCCTCAAGGCGTGCGCCGCCTGGCAGGACGCCCCCCGTCCCGTGCTCGCGGACGATCTCCTGCCGGAACGCGCCATCGCCTCCGACCCTGCGGCGCGCGAACAGTTGGTGGAGGAGATCTACAGACCACTGGAAGAGGCCGGTTCCGCGCTGCTGGAAACTCTCAGTGTCTATCTGGAGCAGGCGAGCAGCCTGGAGGGCGCGGCCCGGATGCTGTTCGTTCACCCCAACACCGTGCGCTACCGGCTGCGACGTGTGACAGACGTCACCGGATGGTCCCCCTCGGACGTCCGCTCGGCGTTCACGCTGCGAATCGCCCTCATCCTGGGGCGTCTGGCCGACGGGGACCCCCAGTCCTAG
- a CDS encoding ACP S-malonyltransferase, giving the protein MLVLVAPGQGAQTPGFLTPWLELPGAADRVAAWSDAIQLDLAHYGTKADADEIRDTAVAQPLLVAAGLLSAAALGDIAPGAVAGHSVGEITAAAFAGVIDETTALRLVRTRGLAMAEAAAVTETGMSALLGGDPDVSIAHLEKLGLTPANVNGAGQIVAAGTLEQLAALAEDKPEGVRRVVPLKVAGAFHTHHMASAVTTLEKAAGDIAPADPAVPYVSNKDGRTVASGADVIARLVGQVANPVRWDLCMETFTELGATALLEVCPGGTLTGLAKRALPGVRTVALKTPDDLEAARTLLASTGAADAAGPAGTV; this is encoded by the coding sequence GTGCTCGTACTCGTCGCTCCCGGCCAAGGCGCCCAGACGCCCGGCTTCCTGACCCCCTGGCTCGAACTCCCCGGCGCCGCCGACCGCGTGGCCGCCTGGTCCGACGCCATCCAGCTCGACCTCGCCCACTACGGCACGAAGGCCGACGCGGACGAGATCCGTGACACCGCGGTCGCCCAGCCCCTGCTGGTCGCCGCCGGACTGCTGTCCGCCGCCGCCCTCGGCGACATCGCGCCCGGCGCCGTCGCCGGCCACAGCGTCGGCGAGATCACCGCGGCCGCGTTCGCCGGCGTCATCGACGAGACGACCGCCCTGCGCCTGGTCCGCACCCGGGGCCTGGCCATGGCCGAGGCCGCCGCGGTCACCGAGACGGGCATGTCGGCGCTGCTCGGGGGCGACCCGGACGTGAGCATCGCCCACCTGGAGAAGCTCGGTCTGACCCCGGCCAACGTCAACGGCGCCGGCCAGATCGTCGCCGCCGGCACCCTGGAGCAGCTCGCCGCCCTCGCCGAGGACAAGCCCGAGGGCGTCCGCAGGGTCGTCCCGCTCAAGGTGGCCGGCGCGTTCCACACCCACCACATGGCGTCCGCCGTCACCACGCTGGAGAAGGCCGCCGGGGACATCGCGCCGGCCGACCCCGCCGTGCCGTACGTCTCCAACAAGGACGGGAGGACCGTCGCCTCCGGCGCGGACGTCATCGCCCGCCTCGTCGGCCAGGTCGCCAACCCCGTCCGCTGGGACCTGTGCATGGAGACGTTCACGGAACTCGGCGCCACGGCGCTCCTCGAAGTCTGCCCCGGCGGTACGCTCACGGGTCTCGCCAAGCGTGCCCTGCCGGGCGTCCGGACGGTCGCACTCAAGACTCCGGACGACCTCGAAGCGGCCCGCACGCTGCTCGCCTCCACCGGTGCCGCCGACGCCGCCGGTCCCGCGGGCACAGTCTGA